The Arthrobacter burdickii genomic interval AGCCGACCACGTACCAGTGGCCGAAACGGGCTCCCATCCCCCACGGATGCACGGTGCGGACCTCCTCGCGGCCGGTGCTCGCCGCCCGGTACGGGAACCGGAGGGGGGGTGCGCGAGGTGAGGGCCTGCCACACGATGTCCCAGTACGGCGCGTCCGTGGTGATGCGGGGCTGGATGAGGGGGGTGAGTTCGACGGTGCCGTCCGTACTCCGCGAACTGAGCTTCCGGAGGGCACGGGATGCCGCGGAGTCGAGCGAACCCTGATCCCACACTCCCGCGGCCAGGTTGAGGACGGCGTACTCCTCGGGCTGGAACGTGACCCCGCCGAGGCGGTAGTCCTCCGCGTTGATCCGGTACCGCTGCACGGTGTTGTCGTGCTCGAACAGGGCGTCCTCGCTGAAGGACTCCAGGGGGATGCCCTGCTCGCGGAGGGCCGCCTTGTCGCGGTCGAAGAGCTTTTCCCGCGCCGCCACCGAGGTCGCCTCGCGATACAGGTCGATCTCCTCGAACAGTTCCTCCTTCGTGAACCCGCGCCGGCTCGACAGGAGCATGATCACGAGCGTGAGGAGCCGTTCGGTTCGTTTTGCAGACACGGGTGAAACCCTACCTTTCCGGAAGCGGCAGAAGGGACGCACACCAACCGGGGTTGACGTGCGTCCCTTCTGGACAGCGCCGGGCCGGCCCGGCGGATGGTCCGGGCGGATGCCTCGGACGGATGCCCTAGCGGACGGCGAGCAGGTCCACCACGAAGATCAGCGCCTCGTTGGGGCCGATCGCCGAGCCGGCGCCACTGGGGCCGTAGGCGAGGTGGGAAGGGATCTCGAGGCGACGGCGGCCGCCGACCTTCATGCCCAGGAGCCCCTGGTCCCAGCCCTGGATGACCTGCCCGACGCCGACCCGGAAGTCGAGCGGAGCACCGCGGTTCCAGGAGGCGTCGAATTCCTCGCCCGTGGAGAAGGCCACGCCCACGTAGTGGGTGGACACGGTGTTGCCGGGCTTCGCCTCGTCGCCGGTGCCCTCGATGATGTCCTCGATGACGAGGTCGGTGGGTACCTCGTGTGCGGGGAAGTCGATCTCCGGCTTCTGCCGGTCGAAGTTGCGCTGTCCGAAGGACATGGTTTCCTTTCGTAGGAGGTTCGGTGCCTGTGCGGGGACGCGGACTACTTCGCCGCTTCCTTGCTGACGATCTCGACGTAGAACACGAGCGTCCCGGAGGGCTGGCCCTGCGAGGCGTTGGGGTAGGCCCACGGCTCGGGGATCACGAGCAGTACCTTCGAGCCGACCTTCTGCCCGGCCAGGCCCTTGGTCCAGCCCGTGATGACCTGGTTCAGGGGGAAGGTGGCGGGCTCGCCGCGGTCGAAGCTCGAATCGAACTTCTCGCCGTCGCTGTAGGTCCAGCCGCTGTACTTGGCCGTGATGCTGTCGGTCTCGGCGACGACGTCGCCCTTGCCCTCTTCGAGCACCTTGACCACGAGGTCGTCGGACGGCTCGTTCTCGGGGATGGTGACCTCGGGTACGCCCTTGTCGTCGAAGGTGAACGTGGGCAGCTGGCCCTCGTCGTCGAGCTTCTTCACGTCCTCGGGCGAGAGGACCTCCGGCTCCGGCGGGGGCTGTTCGGCCGAGATGACCTTGAGCACGATCAGCTGCTCCGGACTCGCGGTCTCGCCCTCGGCGGGCTCAGGGGCGGGGCGGGTGTAGGCCACCTGCGAGCCGACCTTCGTTCCCACGAGGACCTCGTAGAGCTCGCCGTCCTGCTCCTTGAGCATGTCGTCGACCGGCAGGACCTGGGGCTCACCCTGGCTGTAGGTATCACCGAGGACTTCGCCGTCCTCGGCGTTGAGCGCGACGAGCTGGTAGTGGACCTGCTGCCCGGCCTCCACCTCGTCGCCGTCGCCCTCGGCGACCGTCTTGGCGGCGACGCCGGTGACGTCGAGGGGTGATTCGAATTCGACGTCGGGTGCTTCCTCGTCCGATCCCCCGCTCACCTTCACCGTGTCGAAGACCTCGGCGGGACCCGCCGACTTCCCCGTCGTCGTGCCGCCGCATGCCGTGAGCAACAGCAGCAGCGGAAGGAGGATTGCTAGTAACTTTCGCACAGAACTACTTTCAGATTGGTGTCCAGTTCAGGCTGCCCGCAGAACAAAGGGCCCTGACAAGCCTAACGGCTGCGGGCACGCGGTTTCTCCTGGGAACGCCCTGAGAAACAGGGGTCGACAGCGCGACGCGGGGCGGCAATCGGTCAGAGTTGCTGCAGGAGCGCCTCCACGCGCTCGTCGACTGAGGTGAAGGGATCCTTGCAGAGGATGGTCTGCTGGGCGCGGTCGTTGAGCTTGAGGTGCACCCAGTCCACCGTGTAGTCGCGGTTCGCCTCCTTGGCGCGGCGGACGAATTCGCCGCGGAGCTTGGCCCGGGTGGTCTGCGGCGGGATGTCCACCGCCTCCTTGACCGCCGTGTCGTCCACCACCCGGGCGGCTTCGCCGTGGCTCTGGAGCAGGAAGAACAGCCCCCGGGAGCGGGAGATGTCGTGGTAGGTCAGGTCGAGCTGCGCCGCCTTCGCCGAGTCGAGGTCCTCGCCCGAGCGCGCGAGGTACCGGTCGATGAGCTTCTTCTTGATGGCCCAGTCCACCTCGGTGTCGATCCGTGCGGTGCTGCCGGTCTCCACGGCATCGAGCACCCGCTCCCACAGGTCCAGGACGGCCGGGACGTGGGCGTTGTGCGCTCCGTGCTGGTCGACGAACGCCGTCACGCGCGCCAGGTACTCGCGCTGCATCTCGAGGGCGGTCATGTGCCGGCCGTTGGCGAGCTTGAGCAGCTGCTGCCCGGTGAGGTCGTGCGAGATCTCGCGGATGCTCCGGATAGGGTTTTCGAGGCGGAAGTCCCGCATCATCTCGCCCGCTTCCACCATCCGCAGCAGCAGGTCGACGGACCCGACCTTGAGCAGCATGGTGGTCTCGGACATGTTGGAGTCGCCGGCGATCACATGCAGCCGGCGATAGTGCTCCGCGTCGGCGTGCGGCTCGTCCCGCGTATTGATGATGGGGCGCGAGCGGGTCGTGGCCGAGGAGATGCCTTCCCACAGGTGGTCGGCCCGCTGCGAGAACGCATAGAGGGAACCGGTCTGCGTCTTGAGGACCTTCCCCGCGCCCACGAGAAGCTGCCGCGTCACCAGGAACGGGATGAGGATGTCCGCGAGGCGCGAGAATTCGAGCTTGCGGGGGATCAGGTAGTTCTCATGGCTGCCGTAGGAGTTGCCCGCGGAGTCGGTGTTGTTCTTGAAGAGGTAGATCTTGCCGTCGTAGCCCTCCTGCGCGAGCTTGCGCTGGGCCTCCGAGACGAGGTCCTCGAGGATGAGCTCGCCCGCCCGGTCGTGGGCGATGAGCTGCGCCAGGTCGTCGCACTCCGCGGTCGCGTATTCGGGGTGGGAGCCGACGTCGAGGTACAGGCGCGATCCGTTGGTGAGGAAGACATTGGAGGACCGCCCCCAGCTGACGACCTTGCGGAAGAGGTACCGTGCGACTTCCTCGGGTGAGAGCGGGCGTGAGTTGGGCCCTGAGTAGGAGATCCCGAATTCGGTCTCGACTCCGAAGATGCGCCGGTCCATCAGGTGTCCTGTTCGTGCTGGAGGAGGTTCTCGAGTTCGGGGCCGCCGACCCTGCGGAACGCGCGGCGGCTGCCGCGCAGCGTGTCCGGGTCGCGTTCCAGGAACGCGACTTCGAGGACGGAGGGATCCAGCGGTGGAACCCCGGGCTGGGTCCCGTCGGCCTGCGGACGCGAGGCGTTCCGCAGCGCCCGGGCAGCGGCCCCGACGGCCTCGGGAAGGCTGAGGTCGGAGGACCAGGCGCCGCTGAGGGAGTCGACGACGGCGTCGGCGGCACCACCCATGACCACGAAACCGGTCTCGTCGGCGATGGAGCCGTCGAACGTCAGCCGGTACAGGTGGTCGCTGTCCTGCGCGTGCCCCACCTCGGCCACGACGAGTTCGACTTCGAACGGTTTGCTCTCCGCGGTGAACACGGCACCCAGGCTCTGCGCGTACACACTGGCGAGCCCACGGGCGGTCACGTCCTCGCGCGCATAGGAGTAGCCGCGGACGTCGGCATAGCGCACGCCGGCCTGCCGCAGGCTCTCGAACTCGTTGTACTTCCCGACCGCGGCGAAGGCGATGCGGTCGTAGATCTCCCCCAGCTTGTGGAGCGACGGTGAGGCGTTCTCGGCGACCAGTGCGATGCCGTCGCGGCAACTCATCACCACGACCGACCTGCCACGGCTGATCCCCTTCCGCGCGAAGTCCGCGCGGTCCTTCATGAGCTGCTCGGGGGAAACGTAGAACTGCTGTGTCATGGCCTATGCCTCCCGGCCCGCCGCGGAGCGGGCTTCGATGATGGTGTGCGCCGCGGACTCGAGGTCGCGCTCCGGGATGCGCCGCGCTCCGGCCCCGTCCACGACGTAGACGACGGGCCAGAGGGCACGGACGGTGTCCGGACCGCCGGTCGCGGAGTCGTCGTCGGCCGCGTCGTAGAGGGACTCGACGGCGACACGCACCGCCGACGCCTCGGTCAGGCGCGGGTTCCACAGCTTCTTGAGCGCACCCCGCGCGAAGACCGAGCCGGACCCGACCGAGTGGTGTTCGTGCTCCTCGTAGCGTCCGCCGGTGACGTCGAACGAGAACAGCCTCCCGAGGTGGCGGTCCGTGTCGAAGCCGGCGAAGAGCGGCACCACGGCGAGTCCCTGCATCGCCATGGGGAGGTTCTGCCGGACCATGGCGGCGAGGCGGTTGGCCTTGCCGTCGAGGCTCATCATGGTCGCTTCGATCTTCTCGTAGTGCTCGAGTTCCACCTGGAACAGTCGCGTCAGGTCGAGGCCGATCCCGGCGCTGCCGGCGATCCCCAGCACGGAGTACCGGTCGGCGGGGAACACCTTCTCGATGTGGCGGCTCGCGATCACGTTGCCCATCGTGGCCCGCCGGTCGCCGGCCATCAGCACGCCGCCGGGGAAGGTCAGCGAGACGATCGTCGTGGCGTGCGGCGCCAGGTGCGAGGCGTCGGTGGACGCGGTCACCGGACCGAGCGTCCGGTTCGACGGCAGCAGCCCGGGATGGTGGGCGCCCAGGAAGTCGGCAAAGGATGTCGAGGCGGCCCGGGGAACCGCAGCTGCTGCATCATCCGGGAGCATCCGCTACTGGCCGCCCTTCTGCACGAACCCGCGCACGAACTCCTCGGCGTTGGACTCGAGGACGCC includes:
- a CDS encoding FKBP-type peptidyl-prolyl cis-trans isomerase, translated to MSFGQRNFDRQKPEIDFPAHEVPTDLVIEDIIEGTGDEAKPGNTVSTHYVGVAFSTGEEFDASWNRGAPLDFRVGVGQVIQGWDQGLLGMKVGGRRRLEIPSHLAYGPSGAGSAIGPNEALIFVVDLLAVR
- a CDS encoding FKBP-type peptidyl-prolyl cis-trans isomerase is translated as MRKLLAILLPLLLLLTACGGTTTGKSAGPAEVFDTVKVSGGSDEEAPDVEFESPLDVTGVAAKTVAEGDGDEVEAGQQVHYQLVALNAEDGEVLGDTYSQGEPQVLPVDDMLKEQDGELYEVLVGTKVGSQVAYTRPAPEPAEGETASPEQLIVLKVISAEQPPPEPEVLSPEDVKKLDDEGQLPTFTFDDKGVPEVTIPENEPSDDLVVKVLEEGKGDVVAETDSITAKYSGWTYSDGEKFDSSFDRGEPATFPLNQVITGWTKGLAGQKVGSKVLLVIPEPWAYPNASQGQPSGTLVFYVEIVSKEAAK
- the pafA gene encoding Pup--protein ligase — translated: MDRRIFGVETEFGISYSGPNSRPLSPEEVARYLFRKVVSWGRSSNVFLTNGSRLYLDVGSHPEYATAECDDLAQLIAHDRAGELILEDLVSEAQRKLAQEGYDGKIYLFKNNTDSAGNSYGSHENYLIPRKLEFSRLADILIPFLVTRQLLVGAGKVLKTQTGSLYAFSQRADHLWEGISSATTRSRPIINTRDEPHADAEHYRRLHVIAGDSNMSETTMLLKVGSVDLLLRMVEAGEMMRDFRLENPIRSIREISHDLTGQQLLKLANGRHMTALEMQREYLARVTAFVDQHGAHNAHVPAVLDLWERVLDAVETGSTARIDTEVDWAIKKKLIDRYLARSGEDLDSAKAAQLDLTYHDISRSRGLFFLLQSHGEAARVVDDTAVKEAVDIPPQTTRAKLRGEFVRRAKEANRDYTVDWVHLKLNDRAQQTILCKDPFTSVDERVEALLQQL
- the prcA gene encoding proteasome subunit alpha, with product MTQQFYVSPEQLMKDRADFARKGISRGRSVVVMSCRDGIALVAENASPSLHKLGEIYDRIAFAAVGKYNEFESLRQAGVRYADVRGYSYAREDVTARGLASVYAQSLGAVFTAESKPFEVELVVAEVGHAQDSDHLYRLTFDGSIADETGFVVMGGAADAVVDSLSGAWSSDLSLPEAVGAAARALRNASRPQADGTQPGVPPLDPSVLEVAFLERDPDTLRGSRRAFRRVGGPELENLLQHEQDT
- the prcB gene encoding proteasome subunit beta → MLPDDAAAAVPRAASTSFADFLGAHHPGLLPSNRTLGPVTASTDASHLAPHATTIVSLTFPGGVLMAGDRRATMGNVIASRHIEKVFPADRYSVLGIAGSAGIGLDLTRLFQVELEHYEKIEATMMSLDGKANRLAAMVRQNLPMAMQGLAVVPLFAGFDTDRHLGRLFSFDVTGGRYEEHEHHSVGSGSVFARGALKKLWNPRLTEASAVRVAVESLYDAADDDSATGGPDTVRALWPVVYVVDGAGARRIPERDLESAAHTIIEARSAAGREA